The window AAGTGGTTAACTACTACGCTTGGTTTTAATGGAAGTTATACCAAATCGGTTTCAACCGATGAATCTTATGATGCTTACAATGTAATCCAACCTCGATATGCTTCTATAGTTAACCCTGATGGCAGCCTTGCATATGCAGATTATGTAAACTTGCCTGATGGTATTGCCGGTGGAAATGTTAATGGCGCAATGGTTGGGACTTTAAAGAATAATGCACAGTTCCGTTCTTACCGGTTCAATATCCTCGAATCATTAAATGAAGGACAGGTTAACGCAACCAATATTGCATTAAGAGGTTTTGCCAATATACAGGCAAAATTAATGGAAGGCCTTAACTTTTCAAGTCAGTTGCAATTCGAAAATACAGCTACTAAATCAAATCAGTATTATGATGTAAATTCGTACAAGATGCGTGCGGCTTATAATGCACTTATTGGCTATACACCTGCAACTAACGTTTATACTTATGGGCTACCTACAGGAGGAAGATATGGTCAGAGGGAAAGAGGCAATAATAGTTATACTTTTAGAAACCAGTTGAGTTTCGACCGTACTTTTGACAAGGGAAAACATGCCATCTCTGCTATTGCTGGTTTTGAGATGCGCCAAACATTTTTACCAAGAGATATCGAAGATCTAAGATACGGTTATGATCCCATTACTCTTACCTCTACTTTAATTAATACCCAATCCATTAGTCAAACTGGTTTACCAAGTTATATTTATGGTGGTAGCAGAACATTATCTGTTTTAGGCAGAACGCAAACCGAAATTAAACATCGCAATCTTTCTACCTATGCCAATGCAGGCTATACCTATTTAAATAAATATAACATTACGGGTAGTGTAAGGGTAGATCAGGCTGATTTTTTTGGTGTAGATCCCGAATATAAAAACAGACCACTTTGGTCGGTAGGCGCAAGCTGGAATGCCAGTAACGAAGAATTTATTCAGGAACAAAAGTGGATTAGCCTGTTAAAGCTACGTACTACGTATGGCGTAAACGGAAACCAGAACTCAGAAAGTTCTAAATACTTAACAGCAAGAAGAAGAAGTGATAATCTCTTTCCATCACTACAATACATTGATATAACTGCTTTACCAAATCCAAAATTACGTTGGGAAAAAACAGAAACCTATAACGGCGGGGTAGATTATGCATTTTTATCTAACCGTTTAAGAGGAAGTATTGATGTGTATTACAAAAAGAGTACAGATTTAATTGTGAATACGGAATTAGACCCGACTGTTGGGGTAGCATCGAGAGCGATCAATAACGGTACATTGATTAACCGGGGTATCGAATTCACATTAGGTGGCGATTGGTTAAAATCAGGCGACCTCGTTTTAAGCTCAACATTTATTCTTGGCTTCAATAGAAACCGAATCGGTAAGGTGAACAGTGCAATTTCGCAGGCAGGTAACTACGTATCTTCTCCAGCACTGTATTATATAGAAGGCTCGGCATATAATACCTTATATGCTTATCGTTATGGCGGCATGGTAAATGGCTATCCATACTTTTTAGATGAGAACGGCAAGGCCAGTATTGAGTTTGATGCCAGTGGAAACCCCATTATTTCAAGTATAAAAAGTTTGAACAATTTTGGAAGCTTAGTAAATATGGGTACCATAACCCCAACTTACAATGGTTCATTTTCACAACGTATTTCTTATAAAAACTTCGAACTGGGTGCTTTATTGGTGTTTTCTGGGGGTAACGTGATTAGAAGAGATGTAACCAATATCAGTGCATATGATGTAACCGACGAGAACATTACGCAAAGGTTTAAAAACGGAAATATACCCGAAGTACCTCGTTTATTGGTAGACTATCCGGAAGCTTTAATCAACAGTGCCAGTACCATTAATACCATGTGGCAGGCTGCCGATGTAAATGTGGTGAAGGGCGATTATATCAAGCTCAGGAATATTTCCTTATCCTATAATTTGCCTAAAGGCATGATTGGAAAATTTAAACTTCCATCTGCAAAATTTACCGCACAGATTACCAATTTATGGTATGCTAGTGCGGCCGGAGATGATATTGATCCGGAATCTTTCTCGGGACTTACAGGTACCAGAACTCTAGAAAATCCTAAATCATTTGTGTTTGGCTTAAATCTAACCTTTTAACAAGATGAAAAAGAATATAACTATTATCGCGTTCCTGGCCGTTATTTTAATGGGCGGATGCAAAAAATATACAGATCTAACCCCAACAGGTTCATTACTGGTAGAAAATGCTCAAGATTACTACGAGTTGGTATCTTATCCTAACCGTGCTTATCTCATCAGCAATTTTCAGTATCTGGTAGATGATATGTGGATGAAAGAATCGAATTTTATTGGTATTACACCCAATATTAATACGGTACATTTCAGCTTTAACGAGAATATTGATCGTGTTTCGATGATTACCTCATCTAACTTTTACGACCGCTCATACGTTTACATTAATCGCTGGAACACTATTATTTCGTTGGTTGATGGAAGCAAGGGCGATGACAATGTAAAAGCACTGGCCAAGGCCGAAGCCAAAGTTTTAAGGGCATTTGATCACTTTCTGCTGGTAAACGTTTACGCCAAAGCCTACAACGCTGCAACTGCAGCAACCGATGGTGGAATTTGTATCATGGAT is drawn from Pedobacter sp. HDW13 and contains these coding sequences:
- a CDS encoding SusC/RagA family TonB-linked outer membrane protein, whose amino-acid sequence is MAFVMLFLLTLSLKTTQAQTATYTFTFNNALINGVITEIAKKSNYQFIFDAEYLKKAKPVTAKISTNSLKTVLETVFKDQPFDYEINNNTIVLKPSKALADEEYILHGMVTDSLGSPLPGASVKIKGTNKYILTDGNGHFNINLTDQYNTLEIVYVGYLSATQRVDRAAALKVVTIRLSANASLLAEVVVNGFQSLPLERNAGAFSVVDGKKLNEQINPNILAALEGRVAGLAYDKNPFGLGADKQVIRGRGTFSINTTGVRTDPLIVIDGLPSETALEDINPYDIESVTVLKDAAASSIYGSRSANGVIVLTTKRANSPVKISLNTDFFVDAKPRFNSMHYASTADIVDLETDVYNKERARYTTTESMFGAYGTVANGTIRYYSPLYQLYRDRDAGKITADQVNQQLDMWRNSDYYEQYRDNVWQNAFRQRYNLSLSSASAKSNTYASVNLDNSAQRVIHNNDQKLNIYFKNTYNVNKWLTTTLGFNGSYTKSVSTDESYDAYNVIQPRYASIVNPDGSLAYADYVNLPDGIAGGNVNGAMVGTLKNNAQFRSYRFNILESLNEGQVNATNIALRGFANIQAKLMEGLNFSSQLQFENTATKSNQYYDVNSYKMRAAYNALIGYTPATNVYTYGLPTGGRYGQRERGNNSYTFRNQLSFDRTFDKGKHAISAIAGFEMRQTFLPRDIEDLRYGYDPITLTSTLINTQSISQTGLPSYIYGGSRTLSVLGRTQTEIKHRNLSTYANAGYTYLNKYNITGSVRVDQADFFGVDPEYKNRPLWSVGASWNASNEEFIQEQKWISLLKLRTTYGVNGNQNSESSKYLTARRRSDNLFPSLQYIDITALPNPKLRWEKTETYNGGVDYAFLSNRLRGSIDVYYKKSTDLIVNTELDPTVGVASRAINNGTLINRGIEFTLGGDWLKSGDLVLSSTFILGFNRNRIGKVNSAISQAGNYVSSPALYYIEGSAYNTLYAYRYGGMVNGYPYFLDENGKASIEFDASGNPIISSIKSLNNFGSLVNMGTITPTYNGSFSQRISYKNFELGALLVFSGGNVIRRDVTNISAYDVTDENITQRFKNGNIPEVPRLLVDYPEALINSASTINTMWQAADVNVVKGDYIKLRNISLSYNLPKGMIGKFKLPSAKFTAQITNLWYASAAGDDIDPESFSGLTGTRTLENPKSFVFGLNLTF